The following are from one region of the Amedibacterium intestinale genome:
- a CDS encoding HAD family hydrolase translates to MIRNVIFDIGNVLVSFHPVEYFYPVFKEKTETLCTYVFGSKEWALYDQGILTKEEVEKNLLDTYPKDKDAILYILTHWKEFMKPIMPMKKLIEELKEKGYKIFLLSNISEDSYLYLKKEYPYFFDVNGGMYSYRIKRNKPDKKIYEELLSAYGINASESLFLDDRKENVDAAKALGFHGMIIEDVDVTCDRIRKRLKEE, encoded by the coding sequence ATGATACGTAATGTAATTTTTGATATAGGAAATGTACTGGTTAGCTTTCATCCTGTAGAGTATTTTTATCCTGTATTTAAAGAAAAGACAGAAACACTTTGTACATATGTATTTGGTAGTAAAGAGTGGGCGTTATATGATCAGGGAATTCTTACAAAAGAAGAAGTAGAGAAGAATTTATTAGATACTTATCCTAAAGATAAGGATGCGATTTTATATATTCTTACGCATTGGAAAGAGTTTATGAAACCTATTATGCCAATGAAAAAATTGATAGAAGAACTGAAGGAAAAAGGGTATAAAATATTTCTTTTATCAAATATAAGTGAAGATAGTTATCTGTATTTAAAAAAGGAATACCCTTACTTTTTTGATGTGAATGGTGGAATGTATTCTTATCGAATAAAGAGGAATAAACCGGATAAAAAAATTTATGAAGAATTGTTAAGTGCATATGGTATTAATGCAAGTGAAAGTTTATTTTTAGATGATCGAAAAGAGAATGTTGATGCGGCGAAAGCTTTAGGCTTTCATGGTATGATAATAGAAGATGTAGATGTTACATGCGACAGGATAAGAAAACGATTGAAAGAGGAGTAA
- a CDS encoding IS1182 family transposase, translating into MTITQINQPNYTAYQPYMLLDFEFSFQNDVLKDDLSITILEVLRRIDLSKFIDFHHLDSRSYDPVMMLTVILMAFAEDGYASLRKLEKLCRYDVRYRSITNGFIPSYKSFERFINNTLKESIETIAKEIYLYVQDEKALEEQILYIDGTKFEANANKMTFCWRGWSKRYLPRHWQKCMELLRQVNRYFKKHEIDIHYSILKYPNIEYMIKIDEALENWLKEKEHIRKGRGKHEIAKLCDELKKSAVKMWQYAIQEDILGERNSFSKTDPDATFMHMKYDYYNHTNVFKPGYNVQIGVNNGYIAYQYISSDANDMRTLQPFTEGYKELYGQYPKMEVTDAGYGSYENYSYCKSKGIKGILKYSGYEKKKEKVTDKNRYQLRHMERMEDGTPVCPAGHVFEKERIGVNLQGQYPKMTVYYRNKNCCGCAQRNKCTTSKNGRSARIVPALEKMHTEIDEYLKSEEGKMLMRKRSAQAEGAFADIKQDFEYVRLHRRGESGVKVELILVCIGYNLRKYHNRKKVKNMN; encoded by the coding sequence ATGACAATTACTCAAATTAACCAACCAAATTATACAGCATATCAGCCATATATGCTACTGGATTTTGAATTTTCTTTTCAAAACGATGTCCTTAAGGATGATTTGAGTATCACGATCCTGGAAGTCTTGAGGAGGATTGATCTGAGTAAGTTCATAGATTTCCATCATCTTGATTCTCGTTCTTATGATCCTGTCATGATGCTGACCGTCATTCTTATGGCCTTCGCTGAAGACGGCTACGCTTCTTTACGCAAGCTGGAAAAACTTTGCCGCTATGATGTCCGTTATCGCAGTATCACAAACGGCTTCATTCCCAGCTACAAGAGCTTTGAACGCTTCATCAATAACACACTGAAAGAATCGATAGAAACCATTGCGAAAGAAATCTATCTGTATGTACAAGATGAAAAGGCATTGGAAGAACAGATTCTTTATATTGACGGGACGAAATTTGAGGCCAATGCCAATAAGATGACTTTCTGCTGGAGAGGCTGGAGCAAGCGTTATCTTCCAAGACACTGGCAGAAATGCATGGAACTGTTGAGACAGGTAAACCGATACTTTAAGAAACATGAAATCGATATACATTATTCGATTCTGAAATATCCAAATATCGAATATATGATAAAAATAGATGAAGCACTTGAAAACTGGCTGAAGGAAAAAGAACATATCCGAAAAGGCAGAGGAAAACACGAGATCGCAAAATTGTGCGATGAACTGAAGAAAAGTGCAGTCAAGATGTGGCAGTATGCCATACAGGAAGATATACTTGGAGAAAGAAACAGTTTCTCCAAGACGGATCCGGATGCCACATTCATGCATATGAAATATGATTATTATAATCATACGAATGTGTTCAAGCCTGGATATAATGTACAGATAGGAGTAAACAATGGGTACATCGCTTATCAGTATATCAGCAGTGATGCCAACGACATGAGAACCCTGCAGCCATTTACAGAAGGATACAAAGAACTGTATGGGCAGTATCCAAAGATGGAAGTAACGGATGCAGGATATGGGAGCTATGAAAACTACAGCTACTGTAAAAGCAAGGGGATCAAAGGCATATTGAAATATAGCGGATATGAAAAGAAGAAAGAAAAAGTAACTGACAAGAACCGTTATCAGCTGCGGCATATGGAACGCATGGAGGATGGAACACCAGTTTGTCCTGCAGGACATGTGTTTGAAAAAGAGCGAATCGGAGTAAATCTCCAGGGACAGTATCCAAAAATGACAGTGTATTATAGAAATAAAAACTGTTGTGGGTGTGCACAAAGAAATAAATGCACGACTTCAAAAAATGGAAGAAGTGCAAGGATCGTACCGGCATTAGAGAAGATGCATACAGAAATAGATGAATATCTAAAGAGCGAAGAAGGAAAGATGTTGATGAGGAAACGCAGCGCACAGGCAGAGGGGGCATTTGCGGATATCAAGCAGGACTTTGAATATGTGCGACTTCATCGACGAGGGGAAAGCGGAGTAAAAGTAGAATTGATTCTGGTATGTATAGGATATAACCTAAGAAAGTACCATAATCGAAAAAAGGTGAAAAATATGAATTAG
- a CDS encoding ABC transporter ATP-binding protein produces MELIINHLQKSFENKEVLKDISYTFSKGKIYGLLGRNGAGKTTLFNCLNQDITIDKGTFTLMEEEEHPLQMEDIGYVLSTPAVPEFLTAREFLKFFIEINEHQIENLKTIDEYFDYMNIEAEDRDRLLKDFSHGMKNKMQMLINIIAKPKVLLLDEPLTSLDVVVAEEMKNILKELKKDHILILSTHIMELALDLCDEIVILNHGVLQEIKQDALEEDAFKEKILEALREEEHV; encoded by the coding sequence ATGGAACTTATCATCAATCATCTACAGAAAAGTTTTGAAAACAAAGAAGTCTTAAAAGATATAAGCTATACCTTTTCCAAAGGAAAAATCTATGGACTTTTGGGAAGAAATGGAGCAGGTAAAACTACTTTATTTAACTGTTTAAATCAAGATATTACAATTGACAAAGGAACCTTTACTCTGATGGAAGAGGAAGAGCATCCACTGCAGATGGAAGATATTGGATATGTGTTATCAACACCTGCCGTACCTGAATTTTTAACCGCCAGAGAATTTCTTAAATTTTTTATTGAAATCAATGAACATCAAATAGAAAATTTAAAAACGATTGATGAATACTTTGATTATATGAATATAGAAGCGGAAGACCGCGATCGTTTATTAAAAGATTTTTCACATGGAATGAAAAACAAAATGCAGATGCTAATCAACATCATCGCAAAACCAAAAGTTTTATTATTAGATGAACCTTTAACCAGTTTAGATGTTGTTGTCGCAGAAGAAATGAAAAACATTTTAAAGGAACTAAAAAAAGACCACATTCTGATCTTATCTACACATATTATGGAGCTGGCATTAGATTTATGTGATGAAATCGTTATTTTAAACCATGGAGTCTTACAGGAAATAAAACAGGATGCCTTGGAAGAAGATGCGTTTAAAGAAAAGATTTTAGAAGCATTAAGGGAAGAAGAACATGTTTAA
- a CDS encoding HAD domain-containing protein, giving the protein MKIIFLDVDGVLYPYHDRKLLTKKPEKIKKKLIRKDRIFKQANALELQLVYEGWNKQAVSYVKRLVEETDAKIVISSSWKYLRSLEDMKLLFKIYDLDSYVIGLTKDTADFLKETQIEDYLQHHKEIEKYVVIDDLDLRETFPEHCVVCPDVFTLDCYEEAVKILGKK; this is encoded by the coding sequence ATGAAAATCATTTTCTTAGATGTTGATGGTGTGCTGTATCCTTATCATGATAGAAAATTGCTTACAAAGAAACCTGAAAAAATTAAAAAGAAGCTTATCAGAAAAGATCGTATCTTTAAACAGGCAAATGCATTAGAATTACAGCTTGTATATGAAGGGTGGAATAAGCAGGCAGTTTCTTATGTAAAACGTTTAGTTGAAGAAACAGACGCAAAAATTGTAATCTCTTCATCATGGAAGTATTTACGTAGTTTAGAGGATATGAAACTCTTGTTTAAGATTTATGATTTAGATTCTTATGTAATTGGTTTAACGAAGGATACAGCTGATTTTTTAAAAGAAACACAAATAGAAGATTACTTGCAGCACCATAAAGAAATAGAGAAATATGTGGTTATAGATGATCTAGATTTAAGGGAAACCTTTCCTGAACATTGTGTTGTATGTCCAGATGTATTTACATTGGACTGTTATGAAGAAGCAGTAAAGATTCTAGGTAAAAAATAG
- a CDS encoding ATP-binding protein → MIRKIIQIDEEKCNGCGACAEACHEGAIGMVNGKAKLLRDDYCDGLGDCLPTCPTEAISFVEREAAAYDEKAVLENRKNNSLNTQTGCPGSQAYRIEHLQNTISPICEEAVSQLGQWPCQIKLVPVSAPYFDGANLLVAADCSAYAYARMHEKFMRGNITIIGCPKLDNIDYSEKLTQIIQNNDIKKVTIVRMEVPCCGGLEMAVKKALQASGKFIPWQVVTISMDGRILE, encoded by the coding sequence ATGATTCGAAAAATTATACAAATAGATGAAGAAAAATGTAATGGCTGCGGTGCATGCGCTGAAGCGTGTCATGAAGGGGCAATCGGTATGGTAAATGGAAAAGCGAAACTTTTAAGAGATGATTATTGTGATGGCTTGGGAGACTGCTTGCCAACATGTCCTACGGAGGCAATTTCCTTTGTGGAACGAGAAGCTGCTGCATATGATGAAAAAGCTGTTTTGGAAAACAGAAAAAACAACTCATTAAACACACAAACAGGCTGTCCTGGAAGCCAAGCATATCGTATAGAACATTTACAGAATACTATTTCTCCAATATGCGAAGAAGCGGTATCACAGCTTGGACAATGGCCTTGTCAGATTAAATTGGTACCAGTTAGCGCCCCATATTTTGATGGTGCAAATTTATTGGTTGCGGCAGATTGCAGTGCATATGCATATGCCAGAATGCACGAGAAATTTATGCGAGGAAATATTACAATCATTGGCTGTCCAAAGCTGGATAATATTGACTACAGTGAAAAACTGACACAAATCATTCAAAACAATGATATTAAGAAAGTAACCATAGTACGAATGGAAGTTCCTTGTTGCGGTGGATTAGAAATGGCAGTAAAAAAAGCGTTACAGGCAAGCGGAAAATTCATACCTTGGCAAGTTGTTACAATATCAATGGATGGTAGAATTTTAGAATAG
- a CDS encoding DUF5700 domain-containing putative Zn-dependent protease: MKICISYSSISCILQLLRKKKDGNLKMRDIENVLRHPDYRFEFRRYGQRVSESAFIIYFMNFETLQEEEIENFDLRNHHSFWLDIFMHIDNYEKQIQSFFDKLSKEDIDKAILLVKQSFPSSFSLVDSKLLFTCGIGQSFGYPYRNCIHFDILQLIKNKEYPHFSYLLAHELHHLVFKKNIRKEDKHLEGYFVQSFASEGLAIKFTNNVQGFLSKKRFLDRKENVGLDEFSIQYLNKEFDNTWREFKSDIYKIRHGKINTLQEVNKRISSYWLNCFIEGQEYLEIPKLKQSRYYTFGNEIWGTIYDVYGMETLYYVVNHPEECIAYFNNALNFIHKEEYAIR; encoded by the coding sequence ATGAAAATATGTATAAGCTATTCATCAATTTCCTGTATCTTACAATTATTAAGAAAGAAAAAAGATGGAAATTTAAAAATGAGAGATATTGAAAATGTATTGAGACATCCTGACTATCGTTTTGAATTTAGACGATATGGTCAAAGAGTTTCAGAATCGGCATTTATAATTTATTTTATGAATTTTGAAACTTTACAAGAAGAGGAAATAGAAAATTTTGATTTGCGTAATCACCATTCTTTTTGGTTAGACATATTTATGCATATAGACAATTATGAAAAACAAATTCAATCTTTCTTTGATAAACTTTCAAAAGAGGATATAGATAAAGCAATCTTGTTAGTTAAACAAAGCTTTCCAAGTTCATTTTCTCTTGTTGATAGTAAGCTTCTTTTCACCTGCGGAATTGGACAGTCTTTTGGTTATCCATATAGAAACTGTATTCATTTTGATATTTTACAGCTTATAAAAAATAAAGAATATCCTCATTTTTCATATTTACTGGCACATGAGCTCCATCATCTTGTATTTAAGAAAAATATAAGAAAAGAAGACAAACATCTAGAGGGTTATTTTGTACAATCGTTTGCCAGTGAAGGACTTGCGATAAAATTTACGAATAATGTGCAGGGTTTCCTTTCTAAAAAACGATTCTTAGATAGGAAAGAGAATGTTGGTTTAGATGAATTTTCTATTCAATATCTTAATAAAGAATTTGATAATACATGGAGAGAATTTAAAAGCGATATATATAAAATAAGACATGGAAAAATAAATACTTTACAAGAAGTAAATAAGCGAATTAGTTCTTATTGGCTGAATTGCTTTATTGAAGGGCAAGAGTATTTGGAGATACCTAAATTAAAACAATCACGTTATTATACATTTGGTAATGAAATATGGGGAACTATTTATGATGTGTATGGTATGGAAACACTTTACTATGTGGTGAATCATCCAGAAGAATGTATTGCTTATTTTAACAATGCTTTAAATTTTATACATAAGGAAGAATATGCTATTAGGTGA
- the hdhA gene encoding 7alpha-hydroxysteroid dehydrogenase, translating to MRLQNKVAVVTASTRGIGAAIVETFTKEGAKVYMAVRNLEKAQEMAERLNAEGGQVYCVYNDATKQETYKTMIEEVAQKEGRIDILVNNYGGSDPRKDLDIKLTTYEDFIQTLDQNIGSVFIASQAVIPHMAKNGGGSIINISSIGGIRPDISQISYGTSKASINYLTKLIAVQTARDNIRCNAVLPGMTATDAVMQNLSDDFQEFFLKHTPIKRMGTPEEIAKAVLYFASDESAFTTGQIMDVSGGFGMPTPVFGDMIAMKDKR from the coding sequence ATGAGACTACAAAATAAAGTTGCTGTTGTTACCGCATCCACACGTGGTATCGGTGCTGCAATCGTTGAGACATTCACAAAAGAAGGTGCAAAGGTGTATATGGCTGTACGCAATCTGGAAAAAGCACAGGAAATGGCAGAACGCCTAAATGCTGAAGGTGGACAGGTATATTGTGTATATAATGATGCTACGAAGCAGGAAACTTATAAAACTATGATTGAAGAAGTAGCACAGAAAGAAGGAAGAATTGATATTCTTGTCAATAACTATGGAGGTTCAGATCCAAGAAAAGATCTGGATATCAAACTTACTACGTATGAAGACTTCATTCAAACATTAGACCAAAATATTGGAAGTGTATTTATTGCCTCACAAGCTGTAATTCCACACATGGCAAAAAATGGTGGTGGAAGCATCATCAATATTTCTTCTATTGGAGGTATTCGACCTGATATATCTCAAATCTCCTATGGTACAAGCAAAGCATCCATTAACTACCTTACAAAGCTAATTGCAGTTCAGACTGCCAGAGATAACATTCGCTGTAATGCTGTTCTTCCAGGAATGACCGCAACCGATGCAGTTATGCAAAACCTTAGCGATGATTTTCAGGAATTTTTCCTAAAACATACACCAATTAAAAGAATGGGAACTCCAGAAGAAATTGCCAAAGCTGTCTTATATTTTGCCAGTGATGAATCTGCATTTACTACAGGACAAATCATGGATGTCTCTGGTGGATTTGGAATGCCAACACCTGTTTTCGGTGATATGATAGCTATGAAGGATAAACGATAA
- a CDS encoding Crp/Fnr family transcriptional regulator — protein sequence MNLSNTQLFQGLQEQEITLLLDCLNAVKRSYKKGETILSEGNITENIGIVLSGMVIISCNDIWGNNSVLGNVSTGSVFAEAYACIPGQAMLVTVSAIEDTEILFLNVGRVFTICSNTCFFHTKLIKNLLGIFAHKNIQLSQRIQHTSSKSIRDRLMSYFSQCAKYYGNNSFLIPYNRQQLADYLNVDRSSMCNELSKMQKDGLIDYKKNHFILKT from the coding sequence ATGAATTTGTCTAATACACAGTTGTTTCAAGGTTTACAAGAACAGGAAATAACACTGCTTTTGGATTGTCTTAATGCGGTAAAACGAAGTTATAAAAAAGGAGAAACAATTCTTTCTGAAGGCAATATTACAGAGAACATAGGTATTGTACTATCTGGCATGGTAATCATATCTTGTAATGATATTTGGGGAAATAACAGCGTCTTAGGAAATGTTTCTACTGGTTCTGTATTCGCTGAAGCATATGCTTGTATTCCAGGACAAGCGATGCTAGTTACAGTGTCTGCAATAGAAGATACGGAGATACTTTTTTTAAATGTAGGAAGAGTCTTTACTATCTGTTCCAACACCTGTTTTTTCCATACAAAACTTATCAAAAATTTATTAGGCATATTTGCACACAAAAACATTCAGCTTTCGCAAAGGATTCAACATACCAGTTCAAAATCTATCCGAGATAGATTAATGTCTTATTTTTCACAGTGTGCTAAATATTATGGAAACAATTCTTTTCTTATTCCATATAATCGACAGCAGTTAGCGGATTATTTGAATGTTGATCGTAGTTCTATGTGTAATGAACTTTCTAAAATGCAGAAAGATGGTTTAATTGATTATAAGAAAAATCATTTTATACTTAAAACTTAG
- a CDS encoding helix-turn-helix domain-containing protein, translated as MENTMTDKYRRAIIQRIKDLRKERGITQIQMADKIGVKQSHISRMESGNHRISIDFLIVVITEGLEMSLHEFFKEELHVN; from the coding sequence ATGGAAAATACCATGACAGACAAGTATCGCCGAGCTATCATTCAAAGAATTAAAGATTTAAGAAAAGAAAGAGGTATTACACAAATTCAGATGGCCGATAAAATCGGAGTTAAGCAATCCCATATTTCCAGAATGGAGAGTGGAAATCATCGTATCTCCATTGACTTTCTAATCGTTGTTATTACAGAAGGTTTAGAAATGAGTTTACATGAGTTCTTTAAAGAGGAACTGCATGTTAATTAA
- the htpG gene encoding molecular chaperone HtpG — protein MASKKQFKAESKRLLDLMINSIYTHKEIFLRELISNASDAIDKLYYKALSENLSDVNREDFKVYLEVNKDARTLTIRDNGLGMNKEELEENLGTIAKSGSLAFKKELEEKEKKEEADDIIGQFGVGFYSAFMVAKKVEVVSKKYGEETAYIWTSDAIDGYTIEETSKDSCGTEITLYLKDNGDEENYDEYLQQYEIERLVHKYSDYIRYPIQMMVEEQRRIENEDAKEDEEPKYETVKELKTLNSMVPLWKRSKSEITKEEYNEFYKNKFNDYTDPQKVIHTSVEGAVSFTTLLYIPSKTPFNYYSQDYKKGLQLYSRGVFIMDNAEELLPEHFRFVKGLVDSQDLSLNISREMLQHDRQLKVIANRIEKKIKSELLLMLKNDREEYEKFWNNFGVQIKFGVYNEFGAHKELLQDLLLFYSSKERKLVTLDEYVNRMEEGQKDIYFVSGDKVEMMDELPIVKKVKDKGYEILYLTDNVDEFVLQTLMNYKEKNFKNISQGDLDLDSEEEKKEKEKKAEENKDLLKDLKEALGEQVKEVKISSRLVDDPVCLSSDEGMSFEMEKVLSAMPEGNPYGMKATRILEINPNHPIFEALQNVYENDKDGIKEYAELLYNQALLIEGFPIENPVEFSRKICDFMVKAAK, from the coding sequence ATGGCTAGTAAAAAACAATTTAAAGCAGAATCAAAAAGATTATTAGATTTGATGATTAATTCTATTTATACACATAAAGAAATCTTTTTAAGAGAATTAATTTCCAATGCAAGTGATGCAATCGATAAGTTGTATTACAAAGCTCTTAGTGAAAATTTAAGTGATGTAAATCGCGAGGATTTCAAAGTATATTTAGAAGTGAATAAAGATGCAAGAACACTAACAATTCGTGATAATGGTCTTGGTATGAATAAAGAAGAACTGGAAGAAAATCTTGGTACGATTGCGAAAAGTGGTTCTTTAGCATTTAAAAAAGAATTAGAAGAAAAGGAAAAGAAAGAAGAAGCAGATGATATCATTGGACAGTTTGGTGTTGGATTCTATTCTGCTTTCATGGTAGCGAAAAAAGTTGAAGTTGTTTCTAAGAAGTATGGAGAAGAAACAGCATATATTTGGACAAGTGATGCCATTGATGGTTATACAATTGAAGAAACAAGCAAGGATTCATGTGGTACAGAAATTACCTTATATCTAAAGGATAACGGGGATGAAGAAAACTATGATGAATATTTGCAGCAGTATGAAATTGAACGTTTAGTTCACAAATATTCTGATTATATTCGCTATCCAATTCAGATGATGGTGGAAGAACAGCGTCGTATTGAAAATGAAGATGCAAAAGAAGATGAAGAACCAAAATATGAAACGGTGAAAGAATTAAAGACCTTGAATTCTATGGTTCCATTATGGAAACGCAGCAAATCTGAAATTACAAAAGAAGAATATAATGAATTTTATAAGAATAAATTCAATGATTATACAGATCCACAAAAGGTCATTCACACAAGTGTAGAAGGAGCTGTTTCTTTTACAACACTTCTCTATATTCCATCAAAAACGCCATTTAATTATTATTCTCAGGATTATAAGAAAGGTTTACAGCTGTATAGTCGTGGAGTCTTCATTATGGATAATGCGGAAGAACTTCTTCCTGAACATTTCCGTTTTGTAAAAGGACTTGTAGATTCACAAGATTTATCCTTAAATATTTCTCGTGAAATGCTGCAGCATGATCGTCAGCTAAAAGTTATCGCAAACCGTATTGAAAAGAAAATTAAATCCGAATTGTTGTTGATGTTGAAAAACGATCGTGAAGAATATGAAAAATTCTGGAACAATTTTGGAGTACAAATCAAATTTGGTGTATATAATGAATTTGGTGCCCATAAAGAACTTCTTCAAGATTTATTGTTGTTCTACTCCAGCAAAGAAAGAAAACTGGTTACTCTTGATGAATATGTAAATCGAATGGAAGAAGGTCAAAAAGATATTTACTTTGTCAGTGGAGATAAAGTAGAGATGATGGATGAACTTCCAATCGTTAAAAAAGTAAAAGACAAAGGTTATGAAATTTTATATTTAACAGATAATGTGGATGAATTTGTATTACAGACACTAATGAACTATAAAGAGAAAAACTTTAAAAATATTTCTCAAGGGGATTTAGATTTAGATAGTGAAGAAGAAAAGAAAGAAAAAGAAAAGAAAGCAGAAGAAAATAAAGATCTGTTAAAAGATTTGAAAGAGGCTTTAGGAGAACAGGTAAAAGAAGTAAAAATCAGTTCTCGTCTGGTAGATGATCCTGTATGTTTATCAAGTGATGAAGGAATGTCTTTTGAAATGGAGAAAGTATTAAGCGCAATGCCAGAAGGAAATCCTTATGGTATGAAAGCGACTCGTATTTTGGAAATCAATCCAAATCATCCAATTTTTGAAGCTTTACAAAATGTCTATGAAAATGATAAAGATGGAATTAAAGAATATGCGGAATTACTATATAATCAGGCATTGCTGATTGAAGGTTTCCCAATTGAAAATCCGGTAGAATTTTCAAGAAAGATCTGTGATTTCATGGTAAAAGCAGCAAAATAA
- the rlmD gene encoding 23S rRNA (uracil(1939)-C(5))-methyltransferase RlmD produces MVKIKQIIEGKIASLDEVGNGILYSGKDRIFVRHVILNEVVRVRVVKKLQKGYAGELLEIIKPSENRGKVNCGIYDRCGSCQLLHMKEQAQHTYKLEYLQNLCKQAKELSLKCEGLLSMEDPYHYRNKMIIGFQRDKRKKIRAGFYEEFSHTIIPYQNCLLHPKECDEIVQTIVKLMEQMRIEPYDEDSRRGLLRHVILRYGEVSKQIMVVLVVNSVQFPARRNFVNALVKAHPQITTIVQNINTRKTSIVLGNEERVLYGKGYIEDTLCGLTFRISAKSFYQINHAQTEVLYKKAIEKLQLKGNEKILDAYCGIGTIGMYAAGFVKEVMGVEINKDSIKDAKDNAYRNHVKNIRFICDDAGSFMQKMAQQKEKLDVVIMDPPRSGSDECFIRSAVGVKPKKILYISCNPQTQIRDLKLFKKLGYEGKEVLGVDLFPHTFHVESVVLLTKIRN; encoded by the coding sequence ATGGTAAAAATCAAACAGATTATAGAAGGAAAGATTGCATCCTTAGATGAAGTTGGAAATGGGATTTTATACAGTGGAAAAGATCGTATATTTGTACGTCATGTAATTTTAAATGAAGTAGTACGTGTACGTGTCGTGAAAAAACTGCAGAAAGGATATGCAGGAGAATTGTTAGAAATCATAAAACCATCAGAAAATAGAGGAAAAGTAAACTGTGGTATTTATGATCGATGTGGAAGTTGTCAGCTTTTACATATGAAAGAGCAGGCACAGCATACATATAAGCTGGAATATCTTCAAAATTTATGTAAACAGGCAAAAGAACTATCTTTAAAATGTGAGGGTTTATTGTCTATGGAAGATCCATATCATTATCGAAATAAGATGATCATTGGATTTCAAAGAGATAAAAGAAAAAAGATTCGTGCTGGATTTTATGAAGAATTTTCGCATACGATCATTCCTTATCAAAATTGTTTGCTGCACCCAAAAGAATGTGATGAAATTGTACAAACGATTGTGAAATTGATGGAACAGATGCGAATTGAACCTTATGATGAAGATAGCAGAAGAGGTTTATTGCGTCATGTTATTTTGCGTTATGGTGAAGTAAGTAAGCAAATTATGGTAGTTCTTGTTGTTAATAGCGTACAATTTCCTGCAAGACGTAACTTTGTAAATGCTTTAGTAAAAGCACATCCACAAATCACAACTATTGTTCAAAATATCAATACTAGAAAAACAAGTATTGTACTGGGAAATGAGGAACGTGTATTATATGGAAAAGGTTATATCGAAGATACATTATGTGGATTGACCTTCCGTATTTCGGCGAAGTCTTTTTATCAAATTAATCATGCACAGACAGAAGTGTTGTATAAAAAGGCAATTGAAAAATTACAGTTAAAAGGGAATGAAAAAATTCTAGATGCGTATTGTGGGATTGGTACGATTGGTATGTATGCGGCTGGTTTTGTAAAAGAAGTAATGGGGGTAGAAATCAATAAAGATTCGATTAAGGATGCAAAAGATAATGCGTATCGAAATCATGTTAAGAATATCCGTTTTATTTGTGATGATGCAGGTAGCTTTATGCAGAAAATGGCACAGCAGAAGGAAAAGCTGGATGTTGTTATTATGGACCCACCTAGAAGTGGAAGTGATGAGTGTTTTATTCGAAGCGCTGTAGGCGTAAAACCTAAAAAAATCTTGTATATATCCTGTAATCCACAGACGCAGATTCGAGATTTAAAGCTGTTTAAAAAACTGGGATATGAAGGGAAAGAGGTTTTAGGTGTGGATTTATTTCCCCATACTTTTCATGTTGAGAGCGTAGTATTGTTGACCAAAATACGTAATTGA